The Phragmites australis chromosome 15, lpPhrAust1.1, whole genome shotgun sequence genome window below encodes:
- the LOC133893597 gene encoding pentatricopeptide repeat-containing protein At5g04780, mitochondrial-like gives MIYAARKAAAALLSPPPSISSPSSPGLQLRVRGLCTRAIEAVSDQAPRGRGCVPSSWAKARDVHDARRKFDEIPVRSAPAWTATISGCARAGRHADGMRAFREMMAEGAAAPNAFVLAGVLRCCAGLGDVESGKRVHGWMLRNGVRSDVVLCNAVIDMYTKCGNHERAKRVFRAMAERDAVSWNIVISLCLQNGDVLGAMQLFDESPLRDTSSWNTIISGLMRNGCAAEALDRLRKMARDGVAFSHYSYSTAFALAGMLSVLDLGRQLHGRVVMAALDDDAFVRNSLMDMYCKCGAMEAALSLFDRWSQITGDVKFAWSTMVAGYIQNGREEEALEFFRRMLREGVAADQFTLTSAAAACANAGMVEQGRQLHGFVEKLGHGLDAPMASAFIDMYAKCGSLEDAHRIFDSARAMNVALWTAMLGSYASYGQGRMAIEFFNRMKSEKITPNEITFVAVLSACSHNGLVSEGDHFFKLMQEDYGIVPSTEHYNCMVDLYGRAGLVEKAKNFIEENNINHEAIVWKTLLSACRLHKHIEYAKLASEKLIQLEQCDAGSYVLMSNMYATNSKWLDIFKLRSSMRERRVRKQPGQSWIHLRNAVHTFVAGDMLHPRSAEIYAYLEKLMERLHEMGYTSRIDLVVHDVEEEQRETTLKFHSEKLAIAFGIISTPIGAPLRIFKNLRVCEDCHEAIKFISRAAGREIVVRDLYRFHHFKDGRCSCEDFW, from the coding sequence ATGATCTACGCGGCGAGGAAAGCAGCGGCCGCGCTgctctcgccgccgccgagtatctcgtctccctcctccccggggcttcaactGCGAGTCCGAGGCCTCTGCACGAGGGCGATCGAAGCGGTCTCAGATCAGGCGCCCCGTGGGCGCGGCTGTGTTCCGAGCTCCTGGGCCAAAGCTCGTGACGTCCACGATGCACGCAGGAAGTTCGACGAAATTCCTGTAAGGAGCGCGCCGGCGTGGACGGCGACCATCTCCGGCTGCGCGCGCGCGGGCAGGCACGCGGACGGCATGCGCGCGTTCAGGGAGATGATGGCCGAAGGCGCGGCCGCGCCGAACGCCTTCGTCCTCGCCGGCGTCCTCAGGTGCTGCGCCGGGCTCGGCGACGTGGAGTCCGGCAAGCGCGTCCACGGGTGGATGCTCAGGAACGGCGTGCGTTCAGATGTGGTGCTCTGCAACGCGGTTATTGATATGTACACCAAGTGTGGCAACCACGAGCGCGCCAAGCGGGTGTTCAGAGCAATGGCCGAGAGGGACGCCGTCTCCTGGAACATTGTTATCAGCCTGTGTCTGCAGAACGGTGATGTTCTGGGGGCGATGCAGCTGTTCGATGAATCACCGTTGCGAGATACTTCGAGCTGGAACACAATCATCAGTGGACTCATGCGGAATGGGTGTGCCGCTGAGGCACTGGACCGGCTCCGTAAAATGGCGCGAGATGGAGTTGCGTTCAGTCACTATTCGTACTCCACGGCATTTGCCTTGGCTGGCATGCTTTCCGTGCTGGACTTGGGCCGGCAACTTCATGGTCGTGTGGTGATGGCTGCTTTGGACGATGACGCATTTGTCCGGAACTCTCTCATGGACATGTACTGCAAGTGCGGCGCAATGGAGGCTGCTCTGTCACTCTTCGATCGATGGTCACAGATCACTGGTGATGTAAAATTTGCATGGAGCACGATGGTCGCCGGGTACATCCAGAATGGCAGGGAGGAGGAAGCTCTCGAGTTCTTCCGCAGGATGCTGCGTGAAGGGGTTGCTGCTGATCAGTTCACCCTCACCAGTGCAGCTGCAGCGTGTGCAAATGCAGGGATGGTTGAGCAAGGCAGACAATTGCACGGCTTTGTTGAGAAGCTAGGGCACGGATTGGACGCGCCAATGGCATCTGCCTTCATCGACATGTACGCTAAGTGCGGCAGCCTTGAAGATGCTCATAGGATATTCGAcagtgctcgggccatgaatGTTGCTCTTTGGACTGCGATGCTGGGCTCGTATGCATCGTATGGGCAAGGCAGGATGGCAATAGAGTTCTTCAATAGAATGAAATCAGAAAAGATCACACCAAATGAGATTACCTTTGTTGCTGTTCTATCTGCTTGTAGCCATAATGGATTGGTCAGTGAAGGAGACCACTTCTTCAAGCTAATGCAAGAAGACTATGGAATTGTTCCAAGCACTGAGCACTATAATTGCATGGTTGATCTTTATGGTCGAGCTGGATTAGTCGAGAAGGCAAAGAATTTCATTGAGGAAAACAACATCAACCATGAAGCTATTGTTTGGAAGACATTGCTGTCAGCTTGTCGGCTTCACAAGCACATTGAGTACGCAAAATTGGCTTCTGAAAAGTTGATTCAACTAGAGCAATGTGATGCTGGATCATATGTTCTGATGTCGAACATGTATGCCACCAACAGCAAATGGCTTGACATTTTCAAGCTCAGAAGTTCAATGCGGGAAAGGAGAGTCAGGAAGCAGCCAGGTCAATCTTGGATCCATCTGAGGAATGCTGTGCATACATTTGTTGCAGGGGATATGTTGCACCCGAGATCAGCTGAGATTTATGCTTACTTGGAGAAGCTGATGGAGAGGCTGCACGAAATGGGGTACACAAGTAGAATTGATCTTGTTGTTCACGATGTTGAGGAGGAACAGAGAGAAACAACTCTAAAGTTCCACAGTGAGAAGCTTGCCATTGCATTTGGGATCATCAGCACTCCAATTGGGGCGCCACTTCGGATCTTCAAGAATCTGCGTGTTTGTGAGGACTGCCATGAAGCAATCAAGTTCATAAGCCGAGCCGCAGGTCGTGAGATAGTTGTTCGAGACTTGTATCGGTTTCATCATTTCAAGGATGGTAGGTGTTCTTGTGAAGATTTTTGGTGA
- the LOC133893650 gene encoding uncharacterized protein LOC133893650, producing MGLFKGSFTLMLGLGCGVYVAQNYNVPNVKKLFNTYIFLAKHIEETYRKPKKDDD from the coding sequence ATGGGGTTATTCAAGGGCAGCTTCACTTTGATGCTGGGTTTGGGATGTGGTGTCTATGTAGCTCAGAACTACAACGTTCCGAATGTCAAGAAGCTATTCAACACCTACATTTTCCTGGCAAAGCATATCGAGGAAACCTACCGCAAGCCGAAGAAGGATGACGACTGA